A single window of Apodemus sylvaticus chromosome 4, mApoSyl1.1, whole genome shotgun sequence DNA harbors:
- the Trmt13 gene encoding tRNA:m(4)X modification enzyme TRM13 homolog isoform X3 → MEAPAASSPAIGFPTDGRCSYFVEKKKRFCRMVAAAGKRFCGEHAGSAEEENARKRILCPLDPKHTVYEDQLAKHLKKCNSREKPKPDFFIQDINAGLKDETEIPEQLVPFSSLSEEQLENLIKKLRKASEGLNSTHEDHIMSHPALHDALNDPRNGDCAVKHLKQQASILGNIEKLQLLGPRRCFVEFGAGKGKLSHWVDIALEDAENVHFILVEKGTTRFKVDGKHRKKNSVFERLQIDIQHLCLNRIPVLREGRLPVVGIGKHLCGAATAPGDASRRIRNLRSASATQNLSQNKQKQNQKTTFSSLGVTGGIMWAKSISRLSDLGRWSSTISRG, encoded by the exons ATGGAGGCTCCTGCGGCGTCTTCGCCTGCGATCGGTTTTCCAACCGACGGTCGATGCAGCTACTTTGTGGAAAAGAAGAAGCGCTTCTGCAGGATGGTGGCGGCCGCGGGGAAAAGGTTCTGTGGTGAACACGCTGGATCCGCGGAG GAAGAAAATGCTCGGAAAAGAATCTTGTGTCCTTTAGATCCAAAACA CACGGTATATGAAGACCAACTAgctaaacatttgaaaaaatgtAATTCAAGAGAGAAGCCTAAGCCT GATTTCTTTATTCAAGATATAAATGCAGGATTAAAGGATGAAACGGAAATTCCTGAGCAATTA gttccattttcttctctatctGAAGAGCAGTTGGAAAACTTAATTAAGAAACTGAGAAAGGCAAGTGAAG GCTTGAATTCGACACATGAAGATCACATTATGTCCCATCCAGCATTACATGATGCCCTTAATGACCCGAGAAATGGTGATTGTGCAGTCAAACACCTGAAGCAGCAG GCTTCTATTTTAGGTAACATTGAAAAATTACAGTTACTTGGTCCAAGAAGATGCTTTGTTGAGTTtggagcaggaaaggggaaattatctCACTGGGTTGATATTGCCTTAGAAGATGCTGAAAATGTCCACTTCATCCTGGTAGAAAAAGGGACCACAAGATTCAAG GTCGATGGTAAACACAGGAAAAAGAACTCGGTGTTTGAAAGACTTCAAATTGATATCCAGCACTTGTGTTTGA ACAGGATTCCTGTGCTAAGAGAAGGAAGACTGCCTGTGGTAGGAATTGGGAAGCACCTGTGTGGGGCTGCCACAG caccaggAGATGcgagcagaaggatcaggaatttgaGATCAGCATCAGCTACAcagaacctatctcaaaacaaacagaaacaaaaccaaaaaactaccTTCTCAAGCCTAG GTGTGACTGGAGGCATTATGTGGGCAAAGAGTATTTCAAGGCTCTCGGACTTGGGGCGGTGGAGTTCTACTATTTCCAGAGGATGA
- the Trmt13 gene encoding tRNA:m(4)X modification enzyme TRM13 homolog isoform X4 codes for MEAPAASSPAIGFPTDGRCSYFVEKKKRFCRMVAAAGKRFCGEHAGSAEEENARKRILCPLDPKHTVYEDQLAKHLKKCNSREKPKPDFFIQDINAGLKDETEIPEQLVPFSSLSEEQLENLIKKLRKASEGLNSTHEDHIMSHPALHDALNDPRNGDCAVKHLKQQASILGNIEKLQLLGPRRCFVEFGAGKGKLSHWVDIALEDAENVHFILVEKGTTRFKVDGKHRKKNSVFERLQIDIQHLCLNRIPVLREGRLPVVGIGKHLCGAATGVTGGIMWAKSISRLSDLGRWSSTISRG; via the exons ATGGAGGCTCCTGCGGCGTCTTCGCCTGCGATCGGTTTTCCAACCGACGGTCGATGCAGCTACTTTGTGGAAAAGAAGAAGCGCTTCTGCAGGATGGTGGCGGCCGCGGGGAAAAGGTTCTGTGGTGAACACGCTGGATCCGCGGAG GAAGAAAATGCTCGGAAAAGAATCTTGTGTCCTTTAGATCCAAAACA CACGGTATATGAAGACCAACTAgctaaacatttgaaaaaatgtAATTCAAGAGAGAAGCCTAAGCCT GATTTCTTTATTCAAGATATAAATGCAGGATTAAAGGATGAAACGGAAATTCCTGAGCAATTA gttccattttcttctctatctGAAGAGCAGTTGGAAAACTTAATTAAGAAACTGAGAAAGGCAAGTGAAG GCTTGAATTCGACACATGAAGATCACATTATGTCCCATCCAGCATTACATGATGCCCTTAATGACCCGAGAAATGGTGATTGTGCAGTCAAACACCTGAAGCAGCAG GCTTCTATTTTAGGTAACATTGAAAAATTACAGTTACTTGGTCCAAGAAGATGCTTTGTTGAGTTtggagcaggaaaggggaaattatctCACTGGGTTGATATTGCCTTAGAAGATGCTGAAAATGTCCACTTCATCCTGGTAGAAAAAGGGACCACAAGATTCAAG GTCGATGGTAAACACAGGAAAAAGAACTCGGTGTTTGAAAGACTTCAAATTGATATCCAGCACTTGTGTTTGA ACAGGATTCCTGTGCTAAGAGAAGGAAGACTGCCTGTGGTAGGAATTGGGAAGCACCTGTGTGGGGCTGCCACAG GTGTGACTGGAGGCATTATGTGGGCAAAGAGTATTTCAAGGCTCTCGGACTTGGGGCGGTGGAGTTCTACTATTTCCAGAGGATGA
- the Trmt13 gene encoding tRNA:m(4)X modification enzyme TRM13 homolog isoform X1: MEAPAASSPAIGFPTDGRCSYFVEKKKRFCRMVAAAGKRFCGEHAGSAEEENARKRILCPLDPKHTVYEDQLAKHLKKCNSREKPKPDFFIQDINAGLKDETEIPEQLVPFSSLSEEQLENLIKKLRKASEGLNSTHEDHIMSHPALHDALNDPRNGDCAVKHLKQQASILGNIEKLQLLGPRRCFVEFGAGKGKLSHWVDIALEDAENVHFILVEKGTTRFKVDGKHRKKNSVFERLQIDIQHLCLNRIPVLREGRLPVVGIGKHLCGAATAPGDASRRIRNLRSASATQNLSQNKQKQNQKTTFSSLDLALRCLVETYAASFEEKDEEPLAKRIKNDKPGKESNTLAKEGNEKDVPETQTPVAGIVIALCCHHRCDWRHYVGKEYFKALGLGAVEFYYFQRMSSWATCGMRPSLEASDGTPGREDAQRDASEVHGDGGDRLTDGGTDSLPGILTAEEKKKVGHLCKLLINQGRLQYLQQKGFSPALQYYTDPLVSLENVLLTAVPAHTSSQEKHHQ; the protein is encoded by the exons ATGGAGGCTCCTGCGGCGTCTTCGCCTGCGATCGGTTTTCCAACCGACGGTCGATGCAGCTACTTTGTGGAAAAGAAGAAGCGCTTCTGCAGGATGGTGGCGGCCGCGGGGAAAAGGTTCTGTGGTGAACACGCTGGATCCGCGGAG GAAGAAAATGCTCGGAAAAGAATCTTGTGTCCTTTAGATCCAAAACA CACGGTATATGAAGACCAACTAgctaaacatttgaaaaaatgtAATTCAAGAGAGAAGCCTAAGCCT GATTTCTTTATTCAAGATATAAATGCAGGATTAAAGGATGAAACGGAAATTCCTGAGCAATTA gttccattttcttctctatctGAAGAGCAGTTGGAAAACTTAATTAAGAAACTGAGAAAGGCAAGTGAAG GCTTGAATTCGACACATGAAGATCACATTATGTCCCATCCAGCATTACATGATGCCCTTAATGACCCGAGAAATGGTGATTGTGCAGTCAAACACCTGAAGCAGCAG GCTTCTATTTTAGGTAACATTGAAAAATTACAGTTACTTGGTCCAAGAAGATGCTTTGTTGAGTTtggagcaggaaaggggaaattatctCACTGGGTTGATATTGCCTTAGAAGATGCTGAAAATGTCCACTTCATCCTGGTAGAAAAAGGGACCACAAGATTCAAG GTCGATGGTAAACACAGGAAAAAGAACTCGGTGTTTGAAAGACTTCAAATTGATATCCAGCACTTGTGTTTGA ACAGGATTCCTGTGCTAAGAGAAGGAAGACTGCCTGTGGTAGGAATTGGGAAGCACCTGTGTGGGGCTGCCACAG caccaggAGATGcgagcagaaggatcaggaatttgaGATCAGCATCAGCTACAcagaacctatctcaaaacaaacagaaacaaaaccaaaaaactaccTTCTCAAGCCTAG ATCTTGCATTACGATGTTTGGTTGAAACCTACGCTGCCAGTTTTGAGGAAAAGGATGAAGAACCTTTAGCCAAACGTATAAAGAATGATAAACCAGGAAAAGAAAGTAACACTTTGGccaaggaaggaaatgaaaaagatGTCCCAGAGACACAGACCCCTGTGGCTGGCATTGTGATTGCGCTCTGTTGTCACCACAGGTGTGACTGGAGGCATTATGTGGGCAAAGAGTATTTCAAGGCTCTCGGACTTGGGGCGGTGGAGTTCTACTATTTCCAGAGGATGAGTAGTTGGGCAACGTGTGGGATGAGGCCATCTTTGGAAGCCTCGGATGGTACTCCAGGGAGAGAAGATGCTCAGAGGGACGCAAGTGAAGTGCATGGTGATGGAGGGGACAGACTCACAGATGGCGGCACGGACAGCTTGCCTGG GATTCTTACtgctgaagaaaagaagaaagtaggaCATCTTTGCAAACTGCTGATTAACCAAGGCAGACTCCAGTATTTGCAGCAGAAAGGCTTCAGTCCTGCCTTACAGTACTATACAGACCCATTGGTGTCTCTGGAAAATGTACTGTTAACTGCCGTACCAGCTCATACGTCATCGCAGGAAAAACATCATCAATGA
- the Trmt13 gene encoding tRNA:m(4)X modification enzyme TRM13 homolog isoform X2 produces the protein MEAPAASSPAIGFPTDGRCSYFVEKKKRFCRMVAAAGKRFCGEHAGSAEEENARKRILCPLDPKHTVYEDQLAKHLKKCNSREKPKPDFFIQDINAGLKDETEIPEQLVPFSSLSEEQLENLIKKLRKASEGLNSTHEDHIMSHPALHDALNDPRNGDCAVKHLKQQASILGNIEKLQLLGPRRCFVEFGAGKGKLSHWVDIALEDAENVHFILVEKGTTRFKVDGKHRKKNSVFERLQIDIQHLCLNRIPVLREGRLPVVGIGKHLCGAATDLALRCLVETYAASFEEKDEEPLAKRIKNDKPGKESNTLAKEGNEKDVPETQTPVAGIVIALCCHHRCDWRHYVGKEYFKALGLGAVEFYYFQRMSSWATCGMRPSLEASDGTPGREDAQRDASEVHGDGGDRLTDGGTDSLPGILTAEEKKKVGHLCKLLINQGRLQYLQQKGFSPALQYYTDPLVSLENVLLTAVPAHTSSQEKHHQ, from the exons ATGGAGGCTCCTGCGGCGTCTTCGCCTGCGATCGGTTTTCCAACCGACGGTCGATGCAGCTACTTTGTGGAAAAGAAGAAGCGCTTCTGCAGGATGGTGGCGGCCGCGGGGAAAAGGTTCTGTGGTGAACACGCTGGATCCGCGGAG GAAGAAAATGCTCGGAAAAGAATCTTGTGTCCTTTAGATCCAAAACA CACGGTATATGAAGACCAACTAgctaaacatttgaaaaaatgtAATTCAAGAGAGAAGCCTAAGCCT GATTTCTTTATTCAAGATATAAATGCAGGATTAAAGGATGAAACGGAAATTCCTGAGCAATTA gttccattttcttctctatctGAAGAGCAGTTGGAAAACTTAATTAAGAAACTGAGAAAGGCAAGTGAAG GCTTGAATTCGACACATGAAGATCACATTATGTCCCATCCAGCATTACATGATGCCCTTAATGACCCGAGAAATGGTGATTGTGCAGTCAAACACCTGAAGCAGCAG GCTTCTATTTTAGGTAACATTGAAAAATTACAGTTACTTGGTCCAAGAAGATGCTTTGTTGAGTTtggagcaggaaaggggaaattatctCACTGGGTTGATATTGCCTTAGAAGATGCTGAAAATGTCCACTTCATCCTGGTAGAAAAAGGGACCACAAGATTCAAG GTCGATGGTAAACACAGGAAAAAGAACTCGGTGTTTGAAAGACTTCAAATTGATATCCAGCACTTGTGTTTGA ACAGGATTCCTGTGCTAAGAGAAGGAAGACTGCCTGTGGTAGGAATTGGGAAGCACCTGTGTGGGGCTGCCACAG ATCTTGCATTACGATGTTTGGTTGAAACCTACGCTGCCAGTTTTGAGGAAAAGGATGAAGAACCTTTAGCCAAACGTATAAAGAATGATAAACCAGGAAAAGAAAGTAACACTTTGGccaaggaaggaaatgaaaaagatGTCCCAGAGACACAGACCCCTGTGGCTGGCATTGTGATTGCGCTCTGTTGTCACCACAGGTGTGACTGGAGGCATTATGTGGGCAAAGAGTATTTCAAGGCTCTCGGACTTGGGGCGGTGGAGTTCTACTATTTCCAGAGGATGAGTAGTTGGGCAACGTGTGGGATGAGGCCATCTTTGGAAGCCTCGGATGGTACTCCAGGGAGAGAAGATGCTCAGAGGGACGCAAGTGAAGTGCATGGTGATGGAGGGGACAGACTCACAGATGGCGGCACGGACAGCTTGCCTGG GATTCTTACtgctgaagaaaagaagaaagtaggaCATCTTTGCAAACTGCTGATTAACCAAGGCAGACTCCAGTATTTGCAGCAGAAAGGCTTCAGTCCTGCCTTACAGTACTATACAGACCCATTGGTGTCTCTGGAAAATGTACTGTTAACTGCCGTACCAGCTCATACGTCATCGCAGGAAAAACATCATCAATGA
- the Trmt13 gene encoding tRNA:m(4)X modification enzyme TRM13 homolog isoform X5 translates to MEAPAASSPAIGFPTDGRCSYFVEKKKRFCRMVAAAGKRFCGEHAGSAEEENARKRILCPLDPKHTVYEDQLAKHLKKCNSREKPKPDFFIQDINAGLKDETEIPEQLVPFSSLSEEQLENLIKKLRKASEGLNSTHEDHIMSHPALHDALNDPRNGDCAVKHLKQQASILGNIEKLQLLGPRRCFVEFGAGKGKLSHWVDIALEDAENVHFILVEKGTTRFKVDGKHRKKNSVFERLQIDIQHLCLNRIPVLREGRLPVVGIGKHLCGAATAYISSLAS, encoded by the exons ATGGAGGCTCCTGCGGCGTCTTCGCCTGCGATCGGTTTTCCAACCGACGGTCGATGCAGCTACTTTGTGGAAAAGAAGAAGCGCTTCTGCAGGATGGTGGCGGCCGCGGGGAAAAGGTTCTGTGGTGAACACGCTGGATCCGCGGAG GAAGAAAATGCTCGGAAAAGAATCTTGTGTCCTTTAGATCCAAAACA CACGGTATATGAAGACCAACTAgctaaacatttgaaaaaatgtAATTCAAGAGAGAAGCCTAAGCCT GATTTCTTTATTCAAGATATAAATGCAGGATTAAAGGATGAAACGGAAATTCCTGAGCAATTA gttccattttcttctctatctGAAGAGCAGTTGGAAAACTTAATTAAGAAACTGAGAAAGGCAAGTGAAG GCTTGAATTCGACACATGAAGATCACATTATGTCCCATCCAGCATTACATGATGCCCTTAATGACCCGAGAAATGGTGATTGTGCAGTCAAACACCTGAAGCAGCAG GCTTCTATTTTAGGTAACATTGAAAAATTACAGTTACTTGGTCCAAGAAGATGCTTTGTTGAGTTtggagcaggaaaggggaaattatctCACTGGGTTGATATTGCCTTAGAAGATGCTGAAAATGTCCACTTCATCCTGGTAGAAAAAGGGACCACAAGATTCAAG GTCGATGGTAAACACAGGAAAAAGAACTCGGTGTTTGAAAGACTTCAAATTGATATCCAGCACTTGTGTTTGA ACAGGATTCCTGTGCTAAGAGAAGGAAGACTGCCTGTGGTAGGAATTGGGAAGCACCTGTGTGGGGCTGCCACAG CCTACATTTCAAGTCTAGCATCTTAG
- the Lrrc39 gene encoding leucine-rich repeat-containing protein 39 has protein sequence MTESVVCTGAVSAVKEVWEERIKKHHEDVKREKAFQQKLVRIWEDRVSLTKLKEKVTREDGRVILRIEKEEWKTLPSSLLKLNQLQEWQLHRTGLLKIPEFIGRFQNLIVLDLSRNTISEIPRGIGLLTRLQELILSYNKIKTVPKELSNCTSLEKLELAVNRDISDLPPELSKLLKLTHLDLSMNQFTTIPLAVLDMPALEWLDMGSNSLQQLPDTLDRMQSLHTLWLQRNEITCLPETIRNMKRLGTLVLSNNKLQDIPGCMGEMTSLRFVNFRDNPLRLEVTLPPSDGTDGEEEQELFGLQFMHAYIQESRRTEDPVNCLTQMPSSIHSDG, from the exons ATGACAGAAAGTGTGGTTTGTACCGGGGCCGTCAGTGCTGTAAAGGAAGtctgggaagaaagaataaagaaacaccACGAAGACGTGAAGCGAGAGAAGGCATTTCAGCAGAA GCTAGTGCGGATCTGGGAAGACCGAGTGAGCTTAACTAAACTGAAAGAGAAGGTGACCAGGGAAGACGGAAGAGTCATTTTGAGGatagagaaagaagaatggaaG ACTCTCCCTTCTTCTTTACTGAAACTGAATCAGCTCCAGGAATGGCAACTGCATAGGACAGGGTTGTTGAAAATTCCCGAATTCATTGGAAGATTCCAGAATCTCATTGTACTAGACTTATCTCGGAACACAATTTCAGAGATCCCCCGAGGAATTG GACTGCTCACTAGACTCCAGGAACTGATTCTTAGCTACAACAAAATCAAGACTGTCCCCAAAGAACTAAGCAACTGTACCAGCTTGGAGAAGCTAGAACTGGCTGTGAACAGAGATATAAGCGACCTCCCACCAGAG CTCAGCAAACTGTTAAAACTCACTCACCTTGACCTGAGTATGAACCAATTCACTACGATCCCTCTTGCTGTGTTGGACATGCCTGCCCTCGAGTGGTTGGATATGGGAAGCAACAGCCTACAACAGCTTCCTGACACACTAGACAG AATGCAAAGTTTACATACGTTATGGCTACAGAGGAATGAAATAACATGCCTGCCAGAGACAATCAGAAATATGAAAAGACTGGGGACCCTTGTTCTCAGCAATAACAAACTACAGGATATCCCAGGCTGCATGGGCGAAATGACGAGTCTGAG GTTTGTCAACTTTCGAGACAACCCACTAAGACTGGAAGTGACACTTCCTCCCAGTGATGGCACAGAtggagaggaagaacaggagtTATTTGGGCTTCAGTTTATGCACGCATACATACAAGAGTCACGGAGAACAG AAGATCCAGTCAACTGTCTGACTCAAATGCCAAGCTCTATACATTCTGATGGATAA